A DNA window from Takifugu flavidus isolate HTHZ2018 chromosome 15, ASM371156v2, whole genome shotgun sequence contains the following coding sequences:
- the LOC130539231 gene encoding HERV-H LTR-associating protein 1: protein MAGRTGAEVSHLWELHSIAPIFNRTIGGAPGPAGTESTPLPPQPRPGAPATRPTGPAAPPSTSASAQLATQHSFTWPATTETTLPSMPLQTPGCPSDRPGGPAAVVAMTTAGAQGLQRCVLQLCSFFSRCVCGRLRRHTRPNRFCVHGQNWYHKHVSEVCRRARRTSPSRNVKQRCVIRMCEEA, encoded by the exons ATGGCTGGGAGGACGG GAGCGGAGGTGTCGCACCTGTGGGAGCTCCACTCCATCGCTCCCATCTTCAACCGCACCATCGGGGGCGCGCCTGGGCCAG CAGGAACGGAGAGCACGCCGCTGCCTCCTCAACCCCGACCTGGAGCACCAGCAACCCGCCCAACtggaccagcagcaccaccctcAACATCTGCATCAGCACAGCTGGCGACGCAGCACAGCTTCACCTGGCCAGCGACCACGGAGACTACACTACCCAGCATGCCCCTGCAGACACCAG GCTGTCCCTCGGACCGGCCCGGTGGCCCGGCAGCTGTGGTTGCCATGACGACCGCCGGCGCCCAGGGGCTGCAGCGGTGcgtcctgcagctgtgcagcttctTCTCGCGGTGCGTCTGTGGACGTCTGCGCCGCCACACGCGGCCCAACAG GTTCTGTGTCCACGGTCAGAACTGGTACCACAAACACGTGTCTGAGGTCTGCCGCCGTGCCCGGAGGACCTCCCCCTCCAGGA ATGTGAAACAAAGATGTGTGATCAGGATGTGTGAGGAGGCGTGA